Proteins co-encoded in one Aquincola tertiaricarbonis genomic window:
- a CDS encoding FAD-dependent oxidoreductase has product MNGRHIGIAGAGLLGRLLAWRLSAAGHRVEVFDPAAGPDDRTPPQAAGWTAAGMLSPIAELETADLATARRGWRSLDLWAEWLPRLPRQVDFRRQCSLLLAHRADAGSAQRLLAVLAAKGAAWPGPQPLSLPQLAELEPAVHGPALAWLLPGEGQVHAVQAMQALAEAATAQGVRWHWQQPVTEAEPGRLDGRRFDHVFDVRGLGARPALPVRGVRGEVAWVQARGLVLNRPLRLLHPRWRVYLVPRPDDVVLVGATEIESEDRSPVSVRSLLGLLSAAHSVLPELAEGRVLHLETNLRPALPDNLPCLHTQPGLTRINGLFRHGWLLAPAMVEEALAASTLESLV; this is encoded by the coding sequence ATGAACGGACGCCACATCGGCATTGCCGGTGCCGGGTTGCTGGGCCGGCTGCTGGCCTGGCGGCTGTCGGCGGCCGGGCATCGGGTGGAAGTGTTCGACCCGGCGGCCGGGCCCGACGACCGCACACCGCCCCAGGCCGCGGGCTGGACGGCGGCCGGCATGCTCAGCCCCATCGCCGAGCTGGAAACCGCCGACCTGGCCACCGCCCGGCGCGGCTGGCGCAGCCTGGACCTGTGGGCTGAGTGGCTGCCCAGGTTGCCTAGACAAGTGGACTTTCGGCGCCAGTGCAGCCTGCTGCTGGCCCACCGGGCCGATGCAGGCAGTGCGCAGCGGCTGCTGGCGGTGCTGGCGGCCAAGGGCGCGGCGTGGCCGGGCCCGCAGCCCTTGAGCCTGCCGCAGCTCGCGGAACTGGAGCCCGCAGTGCATGGCCCCGCGCTGGCCTGGCTGCTGCCCGGTGAAGGCCAGGTGCATGCGGTGCAGGCGATGCAAGCCCTGGCCGAGGCCGCCACGGCGCAAGGCGTGCGCTGGCACTGGCAGCAGCCCGTGACCGAGGCCGAACCCGGCCGGCTCGACGGGCGCCGCTTCGACCATGTGTTCGACGTGCGCGGCCTGGGCGCGCGGCCGGCCTTGCCGGTGCGCGGCGTGCGCGGTGAAGTGGCCTGGGTGCAGGCCCGCGGTCTGGTGCTGAACCGGCCGCTGCGCCTGCTGCACCCGCGCTGGCGGGTGTACCTGGTGCCGCGGCCGGATGACGTGGTGCTGGTGGGCGCTACCGAGATCGAATCGGAAGACCGCTCACCGGTCTCGGTGCGCAGCCTGCTGGGCCTGCTCAGCGCGGCCCACAGCGTGCTGCCCGAGCTGGCCGAAGGCCGGGTGCTGCACCTGGAAACCAACCTGCGCCCCGCGCTGCCCGACAACCTGCCCTGCCTGCACACGCAGCCGGGGCTCACCCGCATCAATGGCCTCTTTCGCCACGGCTGGCTGTTGGCGCCAGCCATGGTGGAAGAGGCGCTGGCGGCCTCGACATTGGAGAGCTTGGTATGA
- the thiS gene encoding sulfur carrier protein ThiS — translation MTEPATAAVTPITVQVGGQPHALPAGCSLAALVEQLGHAPDSVATAVNGAFVARAQRAHHALADGDQVQCFKPITGG, via the coding sequence ATGACGGAACCCGCCACCGCAGCGGTCACGCCCATCACCGTACAGGTGGGCGGCCAACCGCACGCACTACCCGCTGGCTGCAGCCTGGCTGCGCTGGTCGAGCAATTGGGCCATGCGCCCGACAGCGTGGCCACCGCGGTCAATGGCGCCTTCGTCGCTCGCGCCCAGCGCGCCCACCATGCCCTGGCCGATGGCGACCAGGTGCAGTGCTTCAAACCCATCACAGGAGGTTGA
- a CDS encoding thiazole synthase: protein MTDSHTPPDEATWLLADVPLRSRFLLGTAGYPSPQVLQQAIAASGTGVVTVGLKRELAGDGSGAQGAFMDIIRASGARLLPNTAGCRSAREAVTLAHMARELLGTHWIKLEVVGDEHTLQPDPFELVAAATQLVRDGFEVFPYCTDDLVSCQRLLDAGCRILMPWGAPIGSGQGLLNPWALRTLRARLPGVTLIVDAGLGAPSHAAQAMELGFDAVLLNSAVAQAGDPVRMAAAFAHAVRGGWLGHAAGLIAAQDMAVASTPVGGRPFDL from the coding sequence GTGACCGACTCACACACCCCGCCCGACGAGGCCACCTGGCTGCTGGCCGATGTGCCGCTGCGCAGCCGCTTTCTGCTGGGCACCGCGGGCTACCCGTCACCTCAGGTGCTGCAGCAGGCCATCGCCGCCTCGGGCACCGGCGTGGTCACCGTGGGCCTGAAGCGCGAGCTGGCCGGCGATGGCAGCGGCGCCCAGGGCGCTTTCATGGACATCATCCGCGCCAGCGGCGCGCGGCTGCTGCCCAACACTGCCGGCTGCCGCAGCGCGCGCGAGGCCGTGACGCTGGCCCACATGGCGCGTGAGCTGCTGGGCACCCACTGGATCAAGCTGGAAGTGGTGGGCGACGAGCACACGCTGCAGCCCGACCCGTTTGAACTGGTGGCCGCGGCCACGCAGCTGGTGCGTGACGGCTTCGAGGTGTTTCCGTACTGCACCGACGACCTGGTGAGCTGCCAGCGCCTGCTGGATGCGGGCTGCCGCATCCTGATGCCCTGGGGCGCGCCGATCGGCTCGGGGCAGGGCTTGCTCAACCCCTGGGCGCTGCGCACGCTGCGGGCGCGTCTGCCGGGGGTCACGCTGATCGTCGATGCCGGGCTGGGTGCGCCGTCGCATGCGGCGCAGGCGATGGAGCTGGGCTTCGATGCGGTGCTGCTCAACTCGGCGGTGGCGCAGGCGGGTGATCCGGTGCGCATGGCCGCGGCCTTTGCGCATGCGGTGCGGGGCGGCTGGCTGGGCCATGCGGCCGGGCTGATCGCCGCGCAGGACATGGCGGTGGCCAGCACCCCGGTGGGCGGACGGCCGTTCGATCTATGA
- the thiE gene encoding thiamine phosphate synthase, whose protein sequence is MSSPLDPKTAVALAFGVAADTPLQAAQQLGFVDREAAILAQMFEAQRRRTPPGASLAGFALRAENLPVRPPAQAFAPLVERRMGLYAIVDSADWVARVLQAGIRTVQLRIKQAPPQALAAQIRRSVQAAQAAGAQLFINDHWQLAIEHGAYGVHLGQEDLDTADLEAIRAAGLRLGLSTHAYWEVCRAWALGPSYIACGPIHATQLKVMPWTPQGEGNLAYWCALLQALPVVGIGGMDAARCAEAMRCGADGVCVVSAITGAADPEAAMAALQQAVRQGQGAPKRPVPWLPQPTLRR, encoded by the coding sequence ATGAGCAGCCCCCTGGACCCCAAGACCGCCGTGGCCCTGGCCTTCGGCGTGGCCGCCGACACCCCGCTGCAGGCGGCGCAGCAGCTGGGCTTCGTGGACCGCGAAGCCGCCATCCTGGCGCAGATGTTCGAAGCCCAGCGCCGCCGCACGCCGCCGGGTGCCTCGCTGGCCGGCTTTGCCCTGCGGGCCGAGAACCTGCCGGTGCGCCCACCGGCGCAGGCTTTTGCGCCGCTGGTGGAGCGCCGCATGGGCCTGTATGCCATCGTCGACAGTGCCGACTGGGTGGCGCGGGTGCTGCAGGCCGGCATCCGCACCGTGCAGCTGCGCATCAAGCAGGCACCGCCGCAGGCACTGGCCGCGCAGATCCGCCGCAGCGTGCAGGCCGCGCAGGCGGCGGGGGCGCAGCTCTTCATCAACGACCACTGGCAACTGGCCATCGAGCACGGCGCCTACGGCGTGCACCTGGGCCAGGAAGACCTGGACACCGCCGACCTGGAAGCCATCCGCGCGGCCGGCCTGCGCCTGGGCCTGAGCACCCATGCCTACTGGGAGGTGTGCCGCGCATGGGCCCTGGGGCCCAGCTACATCGCCTGCGGGCCCATCCATGCCACGCAGCTGAAGGTGATGCCCTGGACACCGCAGGGCGAAGGCAACCTGGCCTACTGGTGCGCGCTGCTGCAGGCGCTGCCGGTGGTGGGCATCGGCGGCATGGACGCCGCCCGCTGCGCCGAGGCCATGCGCTGTGGTGCCGATGGCGTGTGCGTGGTCAGCGCCATCACCGGCGCGGCCGACCCCGAAGCCGCGATGGCCGCGCTGCAGCAGGCGGTGCGGCAAGGACAAGGGGCGCCGAAGCGCCCCGTGCCGTGGTTGCCGCAGCCCACGCTGCGGCGTTAG
- a CDS encoding TerC family protein, with protein sequence MQTLQTFLSSPFLSQPVWLWLVFIGIVISLLTFDLGVLHKDEKEIGVTESLWLSAGYIGAGLLFGAWVWWMLGAQSGIEYYTGFLIEKSLSMDNVFVIAMIFGFFAIPRAYQHRVLFWGILGVIVLRAIMIGLGAALVTQFSWVLYVFGAFLVATGIKMLWFADHQPDLSNNPMLKLLRKVMRVTPTLHGNAFFVRQPHPQTGQAVLWATPLFLALCLVEFADLIFAVDSVPAIFAITTDPFIVYTSNIFAILGLRALYFALAAMIHRFAYLKYALALVLVFIGSKIFLVNFIGKTPPLLSLSVTVGLIAGGVVFSMWKTRGQPATLPQQG encoded by the coding sequence ATGCAAACCTTGCAGACCTTCCTCAGCTCCCCCTTCCTGTCACAGCCGGTGTGGTTGTGGCTGGTCTTCATCGGCATCGTCATCAGCCTGCTCACCTTCGACCTGGGCGTGCTGCACAAGGACGAGAAGGAAATCGGCGTGACCGAGAGCCTGTGGCTGTCGGCCGGCTACATCGGCGCCGGACTGCTGTTCGGCGCCTGGGTGTGGTGGATGCTGGGTGCGCAAAGCGGCATCGAGTACTACACCGGCTTTCTGATCGAGAAGTCGCTGTCGATGGACAACGTGTTCGTCATCGCGATGATCTTCGGCTTCTTCGCGATCCCGCGGGCCTACCAGCACCGGGTGCTGTTCTGGGGCATCCTGGGCGTGATCGTGCTGCGCGCCATCATGATCGGCCTGGGTGCCGCGCTGGTCACGCAGTTCAGCTGGGTGCTGTACGTGTTCGGCGCCTTCCTGGTGGCCACCGGCATCAAGATGCTGTGGTTCGCCGACCACCAGCCCGACCTGTCGAACAACCCGATGCTCAAGCTGCTGCGCAAGGTCATGCGCGTGACGCCCACGCTGCACGGCAATGCCTTCTTCGTGCGGCAGCCGCATCCGCAGACCGGCCAGGCCGTGCTGTGGGCCACGCCGCTGTTCCTGGCGCTGTGCCTGGTGGAGTTCGCGGACCTGATCTTCGCGGTGGACTCGGTGCCGGCCATCTTCGCCATCACCACCGACCCGTTCATCGTCTACACCAGCAACATCTTCGCGATCCTGGGCCTGCGGGCGCTGTACTTCGCGCTGGCCGCGATGATCCACCGCTTCGCCTACCTCAAGTACGCGCTGGCCCTGGTGCTGGTGTTCATCGGCAGCAAGATCTTCCTGGTGAACTTCATCGGCAAGACGCCGCCGCTGCTGAGCCTGTCGGTCACCGTGGGCCTGATCGCCGGTGGCGTGGTGTTCTCGATGTGGAAGACCCGCGGCCAGCCCGCCACGCTGCCGCAGCAGGGCTGA
- a CDS encoding PEP-CTERM sorting domain-containing protein produces MTAHTLARAAAALAAGLAIAAPAQAELYWDFAYTAAGVSASGILITEDVANGSGYYLATGILGQRNGSSITGLQATGTAIPLNEPFEVDNLVRADGRLTSHGLGFATASGEYANLFRASWLSPPQVVEFASMPSQNSTTEGTVSWIFSARTAPLPPVPEPASAALALAGLAVVGGVALRRSRGPAPHRAPGC; encoded by the coding sequence ATGACAGCCCATACCCTGGCCCGCGCCGCCGCCGCACTGGCGGCCGGCCTGGCCATCGCCGCCCCCGCCCAAGCCGAGCTGTACTGGGACTTCGCCTACACCGCTGCCGGCGTTTCGGCCAGCGGCATCCTCATCACCGAAGACGTGGCCAACGGCAGCGGCTACTACCTGGCCACCGGCATCCTGGGCCAGCGCAACGGCAGCAGCATCACCGGGCTGCAAGCCACCGGCACCGCCATTCCGCTGAACGAGCCCTTCGAGGTGGACAACCTGGTGCGTGCCGACGGCCGCCTGACCAGCCATGGTCTGGGCTTTGCCACCGCGTCGGGCGAGTACGCCAACCTGTTCCGCGCCAGCTGGCTGTCGCCGCCGCAGGTGGTGGAGTTCGCGTCGATGCCGTCGCAGAACAGCACCACCGAAGGCACGGTGAGCTGGATCTTCAGCGCCCGCACGGCGCCGCTGCCGCCGGTGCCGGAGCCCGCCAGCGCAGCGCTGGCGCTGGCCGGCCTGGCGGTGGTGGGCGGGGTTGCGCTGCGGCGTTCACGTGGCCCCGCACCACACCGGGCGCCCGGATGTTGA
- a CDS encoding sulfatase family protein has product MSSATPTAGTRPNIVFILADDLGWADLGVYGQTDYATPHLDALAAEGVRFTQAYANSAVCSATRFALMTGRYQYRLRGGLEEPIARTAHLHGLPPEHPTLPSRLVEAGYRTALIGKWHLGSGPRFGPLKSGYQQFFGNYAGVIDYFTHQPRAGVDVAPDLWQGEGEGPPVPVQRSGYYTQVLADEASAWLRRQHAQQPFFLSLHFTAPHWPWVGPEDEAVSRQLTDLYHYDGGSLATYGRMVQSLDAAVGQVLATLQAQGLADNTIVVFTSDNGGERFSKTWPFTGQKTELLEGGLRVPTLLRWPAVLQPQVSHQVTITMDWLPTLLAAAGTTPHPDHPSDGEDILPVLRGERAVHARTLYWRYKANAQRAVREGDHKYLKINDNEFLFNVAVDTRERANLRQREPAVFERLKAQWARWNADLLPITDEVFTHAVTPDVQADRYAPERASRPR; this is encoded by the coding sequence ATGAGCAGCGCCACGCCGACGGCCGGCACGCGGCCCAACATCGTCTTCATCCTGGCCGACGACCTGGGCTGGGCCGACCTGGGCGTGTACGGCCAGACCGACTACGCGACGCCCCACCTCGATGCGCTGGCGGCCGAGGGCGTGCGCTTCACCCAGGCCTATGCCAACTCGGCCGTGTGCTCGGCCACCCGCTTCGCGCTGATGACCGGGCGCTACCAGTACCGCCTGCGCGGCGGCCTGGAAGAGCCAATCGCCCGCACCGCCCACCTGCATGGGCTGCCGCCCGAGCATCCCACGCTGCCCTCACGCCTGGTGGAGGCCGGCTACCGCACCGCGCTGATCGGCAAGTGGCACCTGGGCAGCGGCCCACGCTTCGGGCCGCTGAAAAGCGGCTACCAGCAGTTCTTCGGCAACTACGCGGGCGTGATCGACTACTTCACCCACCAGCCGCGCGCGGGCGTGGACGTGGCCCCCGACCTGTGGCAAGGCGAAGGCGAAGGACCGCCGGTGCCGGTGCAACGCAGCGGCTACTACACCCAGGTGCTGGCCGATGAAGCCAGTGCCTGGCTGCGTCGGCAGCATGCGCAGCAGCCGTTTTTCCTGTCGCTGCATTTCACCGCGCCGCACTGGCCCTGGGTGGGGCCGGAGGACGAGGCCGTCTCGCGCCAGCTCACCGACCTGTACCACTACGACGGCGGCAGCCTGGCCACCTACGGCCGCATGGTGCAGTCGCTGGACGCGGCCGTGGGCCAGGTGCTGGCCACGCTGCAGGCCCAGGGCCTGGCCGACAACACCATCGTCGTCTTCACCAGTGACAACGGCGGTGAGCGCTTCAGCAAGACCTGGCCGTTCACGGGGCAGAAGACCGAGCTGCTGGAAGGCGGCCTGCGTGTGCCCACGCTGCTGCGCTGGCCCGCGGTGCTCCAGCCGCAGGTCAGCCATCAGGTCACCATCACGATGGACTGGCTGCCCACGCTGCTGGCCGCCGCGGGCACCACCCCGCACCCCGACCACCCCAGCGATGGCGAAGACATCCTGCCGGTGCTGCGCGGTGAACGCGCGGTGCATGCCCGCACCCTGTACTGGCGCTACAAGGCCAATGCCCAGCGCGCCGTGCGCGAGGGCGACCACAAGTACCTGAAGATCAACGACAACGAGTTCCTGTTCAACGTGGCCGTGGACACCCGCGAGCGCGCCAACCTGCGCCAGCGCGAGCCGGCGGTGTTCGAGCGGCTGAAAGCGCAGTGGGCGCGCTGGAACGCCGACCTGCTGCCCATCACCGACGAGGTGTTCACCCACGCGGTGACCCCCGATGTACAGGCCGACCGCTACGCCCCCGAGCGGGCCAGCCGGCCGCGGTAA
- a CDS encoding ABC transporter substrate-binding protein — MILIKRRLSVLALALLASLPFSQAAAAADQPTVIRIGSPELGTGDKGFSGANPLSVVRARGWLEEEFRKDNIQVEWTFFRGAGPAVNEALAAKQLDVVFLGDLASVIGRSRGLPTRLIAVTGRGSNSYLATAPGLTLNRFADLKGRKVAVLKGTAYQRPFDNLLAEAGLTEKDLRLVNMDWPTAKAAVLNKDVDATFGGADLHQLQAKGVGLPFNTKGKGPAFTIHAATLATDDFIRKYPEVTTRLVKQLVRASAWASDEANRQPLLALWGEASGQGPAVFTSEFEGEDLRLRHSPLIDEAALVAYKGVAADALKLGLIKTSVDVDAWVAPQFVAEAVRQLKLDKFWPELDANGKARR; from the coding sequence ATGATCCTGATCAAGCGCCGACTCTCCGTTCTTGCGCTGGCCCTGCTGGCCAGCCTGCCCTTCAGCCAGGCCGCCGCCGCGGCCGACCAGCCCACCGTCATCCGCATCGGCTCGCCCGAACTCGGCACCGGCGACAAGGGCTTCTCAGGCGCCAACCCGTTGTCGGTGGTGCGGGCCAGGGGCTGGCTGGAAGAAGAGTTCAGGAAGGACAACATCCAGGTCGAGTGGACCTTCTTCCGGGGGGCCGGTCCGGCCGTCAACGAGGCCCTGGCCGCCAAGCAGCTGGACGTGGTGTTCCTGGGCGACCTGGCGTCGGTGATCGGCCGCTCCCGCGGGCTGCCGACGCGCCTGATCGCCGTCACCGGCCGCGGCAGCAACAGCTATCTGGCCACGGCGCCGGGCCTCACGCTGAACAGGTTCGCCGACCTGAAGGGCCGCAAGGTGGCCGTGCTCAAGGGCACGGCCTACCAGCGCCCATTCGACAACCTGCTGGCCGAGGCCGGGCTCACCGAGAAGGACCTGCGGCTGGTGAACATGGACTGGCCCACCGCCAAGGCCGCCGTGCTGAACAAGGACGTGGACGCCACCTTCGGCGGCGCCGACCTGCACCAGCTGCAGGCCAAGGGTGTGGGCCTGCCCTTCAACACCAAGGGCAAGGGCCCCGCCTTCACCATCCATGCGGCCACGCTGGCCACCGACGACTTCATCCGCAAGTACCCCGAAGTGACCACGCGCCTGGTCAAGCAGCTGGTGCGGGCTTCGGCCTGGGCCAGCGACGAGGCCAACCGCCAGCCGCTGCTGGCGCTGTGGGGTGAGGCCAGCGGCCAGGGGCCGGCCGTGTTCACCAGCGAGTTCGAAGGTGAGGACCTGCGCTTGCGCCACTCGCCGCTGATCGACGAGGCGGCGCTGGTGGCCTACAAGGGCGTGGCGGCCGATGCGCTGAAGCTCGGCCTCATCAAGACCTCGGTGGACGTGGACGCCTGGGTGGCGCCGCAGTTCGTGGCCGAGGCGGTGCGCCAGCTGAAGCTGGACAAGTTCTGGCCCGAGCTGGACGCCAACGGCAAGGCCCGCCGATGA
- a CDS encoding 3'-5' exonuclease → MRSTRAALQVAPPPWQAPWHALVRAWMLYHLGDQRYRFLYDPPPPDEWVSVDCETTGLNPHKDEIIAIGAVRIQGQRVLTSQRLNLLVRPARAISAEAVKVHGLRERDVARGLPIDEAMHRLLHFIGPRPLVGYYLEFDVALINRALFPMLGVRLPQPCIEISALYHDWKQRQLPPYQHGATIDLRLATLMADLQLPTRQAHDAVNDATMAALAFLKLRRLLLTAR, encoded by the coding sequence ATGCGATCCACCCGCGCCGCGCTGCAGGTCGCCCCACCACCCTGGCAGGCGCCCTGGCACGCGCTGGTGCGCGCCTGGATGCTGTACCACCTGGGTGACCAGCGCTACCGCTTCCTGTACGACCCGCCCCCGCCGGACGAATGGGTGTCGGTGGACTGCGAGACCACCGGCCTCAACCCGCACAAGGACGAGATCATCGCCATCGGCGCGGTGCGCATCCAGGGCCAGCGGGTGCTCACCAGCCAGCGGCTGAACCTGCTGGTGCGTCCGGCGCGTGCCATCTCGGCCGAGGCGGTGAAGGTGCACGGCCTGCGCGAGCGCGACGTGGCCCGCGGCCTGCCCATCGACGAAGCGATGCACCGGCTGCTGCACTTCATCGGCCCGCGGCCGCTGGTGGGCTACTACCTGGAGTTCGACGTCGCGCTGATCAACCGCGCGCTGTTTCCGATGCTGGGCGTGCGCCTGCCGCAGCCCTGCATCGAGATTAGCGCGCTGTACCACGACTGGAAGCAGCGCCAGCTGCCGCCCTACCAGCACGGCGCCACCATCGACCTGCGCCTGGCCACGCTGATGGCCGACCTGCAACTGCCCACCCGCCAAGCGCATGACGCGGTGAACGACGCCACGATGGCGGCGCTGGCCTTTCTGAAGCTACGGCGGCTGCTGCTGACGGCGCGTTGA
- a CDS encoding putative nucleotidyltransferase substrate binding domain-containing protein translates to MPSAFNFSASPFDCLTADERQLVRDHVDIAYFREGDVLLQPGEQPAHLFVLIKGHVHQYNGDELVDTCGPDDCFDGRALVAGQASSRFVAAEEVLAYQLAREAVTELIRRNATFGALLFADLSQKLSALAERGSQRQMQSLAMARVQQAGVRPVQQVDAATDVVAVVRVFAEHRTDHVLVRDDTHTPPRLGIFTTTGLQRAILQGTPLQQLPVGRLASWQLVTVAPQAWLFEAQATMIRHRVRRLVVADAPAEEGALPRVHGTLDQVDLLSFLSNHSYLITREILEATGLHALAGPAERIQQLVGLLHGGGTPVGPIARLVQALNAQLFERTWRLVAPDDLVAHSCLFVMGSEGRGEQLLKTDQDNGLVLADGHAPPDDLPAVCERFSAALAGFGYPECPGRIMVNQPAWRASAGEWVQRVRSWLLAPTAEQLMSVAILMDAHAVCGDARLLQGVRTALLEAAPDHDALLARFAGAIHAFDGGSGWWTRLLTRADDAERLDIKKAGLFPIVHGVRALALAHRIGATGTAERIEALAAEHRLPAELADALVDSLHFFMTLRLRAGLEARRLGQPAQGIAVSRLSTLDRDLLKDTLEVVRRFKALLDQRFRLDLV, encoded by the coding sequence ATGCCCAGCGCCTTCAACTTCAGCGCCTCACCGTTCGACTGCCTGACGGCCGACGAGCGCCAGCTGGTGCGCGACCACGTGGACATCGCCTACTTCCGCGAGGGCGACGTGCTGCTGCAGCCCGGCGAGCAGCCGGCGCACCTGTTCGTGCTGATCAAGGGCCATGTACACCAGTACAACGGCGACGAGCTGGTGGACACCTGCGGCCCCGACGACTGCTTCGACGGCCGCGCCCTGGTGGCCGGCCAGGCCAGCAGCCGCTTCGTCGCGGCCGAGGAGGTGCTGGCCTACCAGCTGGCGCGCGAAGCCGTCACCGAGCTGATCCGCCGCAACGCCACCTTCGGCGCACTGCTGTTCGCCGACCTGTCCCAGAAGCTCAGCGCACTGGCCGAACGCGGCAGCCAGCGGCAGATGCAGTCGCTGGCGATGGCACGGGTGCAGCAGGCCGGCGTGCGGCCGGTGCAGCAGGTGGACGCGGCCACCGACGTGGTGGCCGTGGTGCGAGTGTTCGCCGAGCACCGCACCGACCATGTGCTGGTGCGCGACGACACCCACACGCCGCCGCGGCTGGGCATCTTCACCACCACCGGGCTGCAGCGCGCCATCCTGCAGGGCACGCCGCTGCAGCAGCTGCCGGTGGGCCGGCTGGCCAGCTGGCAGTTGGTGACGGTGGCGCCGCAGGCCTGGCTGTTCGAGGCCCAGGCCACGATGATCCGCCACCGCGTGCGGCGGCTGGTGGTAGCCGATGCGCCGGCCGAAGAAGGCGCGCTGCCCCGCGTGCACGGCACGCTGGACCAGGTGGACCTGCTGAGCTTCCTGTCCAACCACTCCTACCTCATCACCCGCGAGATCCTGGAGGCCACCGGCCTGCACGCGCTGGCCGGCCCGGCCGAGCGCATCCAGCAGCTGGTGGGCCTGCTGCACGGTGGCGGCACGCCGGTGGGCCCGATCGCGCGGCTGGTGCAGGCACTCAACGCACAGCTGTTCGAGCGCACCTGGCGCCTGGTGGCACCAGACGACCTCGTGGCCCACAGCTGCCTGTTCGTGATGGGCAGCGAGGGCCGTGGCGAGCAGCTGCTGAAAACCGACCAGGACAACGGCCTGGTGCTGGCCGACGGCCATGCGCCGCCCGACGACCTGCCGGCGGTGTGCGAGCGCTTTTCGGCCGCGCTGGCCGGCTTCGGCTACCCCGAGTGCCCGGGCCGCATCATGGTCAACCAACCCGCCTGGCGCGCCAGCGCCGGCGAGTGGGTGCAGCGCGTGCGCAGCTGGCTGCTGGCACCCACCGCCGAGCAGCTGATGTCCGTGGCCATCCTGATGGACGCGCATGCGGTGTGCGGCGATGCCCGCCTGCTGCAAGGCGTGCGCACCGCGCTGCTGGAGGCGGCCCCCGACCACGACGCGCTGCTGGCACGCTTTGCCGGCGCCATCCATGCCTTCGACGGCGGCAGCGGCTGGTGGACGCGGCTGCTCACCCGCGCGGATGATGCCGAGCGGCTGGACATCAAGAAGGCCGGGCTCTTTCCCATCGTGCATGGGGTGCGGGCGCTGGCGCTGGCCCACCGCATCGGCGCCACCGGCACGGCCGAGCGCATCGAGGCGCTGGCCGCCGAACACCGGCTGCCGGCCGAGCTGGCCGATGCGCTGGTGGACAGCCTGCACTTCTTCATGACGCTGCGGCTGCGCGCAGGGCTGGAAGCGCGCCGGCTGGGGCAGCCGGCACAAGGCATCGCGGTGAGCAGGCTGAGCACGCTGGACCGAGACCTGCTGAAGGACACGCTGGAGGTGGTGCGCCGCTTCAAGGCGCTGCTCGACCAGCGCTTCCGGCTCGATCTTGTCTAG
- a CDS encoding LysR family transcriptional regulator produces the protein MRPGFNYKHLHYFWVVAKEGGMASAAERLDVAVQTVSAQVRELEQALGHALLKPAGRGLALTEAGEAALRQADQIFQLGEQLPDVVRDAATQPALRLAVGISDGLPKMVVHRLIMPVLAEPGLRLLCHEGGFDELLAELALHKLDLVLSDRPAPVNANLKLYSHALGGSELGWYAPSALAAAARKGFPQSLAQVPVLLPTAHATVRVQIDTWFARHGVRPNVVGEFEDSALLKTFGAGGMGVFPAALLVHDDLLEHYRVKPVGGCDGVREQFYAIGTERRVQHPLIRRLVEAAEG, from the coding sequence ATGCGACCCGGCTTCAATTACAAGCACCTGCACTACTTCTGGGTGGTGGCCAAGGAAGGCGGCATGGCCAGCGCGGCCGAGCGGCTGGACGTGGCGGTGCAGACCGTCAGCGCCCAGGTGCGCGAGCTGGAACAGGCGCTGGGCCATGCGCTGCTCAAGCCGGCCGGCCGCGGCCTGGCCCTGACCGAAGCGGGCGAGGCGGCGCTGCGCCAGGCCGACCAGATCTTCCAGTTGGGTGAGCAGCTGCCCGACGTGGTGCGCGATGCCGCCACCCAACCGGCGCTGCGGCTGGCGGTGGGCATCAGCGACGGCCTGCCCAAGATGGTGGTGCACCGGCTGATCATGCCGGTGCTGGCCGAGCCGGGGCTGCGGCTGCTGTGCCATGAAGGTGGCTTCGACGAGCTGCTGGCCGAGCTGGCGCTGCACAAGCTGGACCTGGTGCTGTCGGACCGGCCGGCGCCGGTCAATGCCAACCTCAAGCTCTACAGCCATGCGCTGGGCGGTTCCGAGCTGGGCTGGTATGCGCCATCCGCGCTGGCGGCCGCGGCGCGCAAGGGCTTTCCGCAGTCGCTGGCGCAGGTGCCGGTGCTGCTGCCCACCGCGCATGCCACGGTGCGGGTGCAGATCGACACCTGGTTCGCGCGCCATGGCGTGCGGCCCAACGTGGTGGGCGAGTTCGAGGACAGCGCGCTGCTCAAGACCTTCGGCGCCGGCGGCATGGGCGTGTTCCCGGCCGCGCTGCTGGTGCACGATGATCTACTGGAGCACTACCGCGTCAAGCCGGTGGGCGGTTGCGACGGCGTGCGCGAGCAGTTCTACGCCATCGGCACCGAGCGGCGGGTGCAGCACCCGTTGATCCGCCGGCTGGTGGAGGCGGCGGAAGGGTGA